A stretch of Deltaproteobacteria bacterium DNA encodes these proteins:
- a CDS encoding methyltransferase domain-containing protein — protein MTDDLPDHARRNREHWDAWAPAYGGRVAGAWARSEPSWGIWGVAERELQLLPADMRGLDAIELGCGTAYVSAWMARRGARVVGVDNSAKQLETARALQREHGLDFPLLHGNAETVPLPDASFDFAISEYGACLWCDPHAWLPEAARLLRSGGRLVFIVNSMLMSLTTPEREGEAATNALLRPAFGLHRLEWPHDASVEFHLTHAEWIRVLRSAGFEIEALLEVKPPAHATSSWDFVTLEWARKWPCEEVWKVRKRV, from the coding sequence ATGACCGACGATCTCCCCGATCACGCGCGCCGCAACCGCGAGCACTGGGACGCTTGGGCGCCCGCGTATGGCGGCCGCGTCGCGGGCGCGTGGGCGCGCAGCGAGCCGAGCTGGGGCATCTGGGGCGTCGCGGAGCGCGAGCTGCAGCTGCTGCCCGCGGACATGCGCGGCCTCGATGCGATCGAGCTCGGCTGCGGCACCGCCTACGTCTCGGCGTGGATGGCGCGGCGCGGCGCGCGCGTCGTCGGCGTCGACAACAGCGCGAAGCAGCTCGAGACGGCGCGCGCGCTTCAGCGCGAGCACGGTCTCGACTTCCCGCTGCTTCACGGCAACGCCGAAACGGTGCCGCTGCCGGACGCGAGCTTCGACTTCGCGATCAGCGAGTACGGCGCGTGCCTCTGGTGCGACCCGCACGCGTGGTTGCCCGAGGCGGCGCGCTTGTTACGGTCGGGCGGGCGGCTCGTGTTTATCGTGAACTCGATGCTGATGTCGCTCACGACGCCCGAGCGCGAGGGCGAAGCCGCAACCAACGCGCTGCTGCGTCCCGCGTTCGGCTTGCATCGCCTCGAGTGGCCGCACGACGCGAGCGTCGAGTTCCATCTCACGCACGCGGAGTGGATTCGCGTGCTGCGCAGCGCGGGCTTCGAGATCGAGGCGCTGCTCGAAGTGAAGCCGCCGGCGCACGCCACCTCGAGCTGGGACTTCGTGACGCTCGAATGGGCGAGGAAGTGGCCGTGCGAGGAAGTGTGGAAGGTGCGCAAGCGCGTGTGA
- a CDS encoding acyl-CoA/acyl-ACP dehydrogenase, with protein sequence MDFSYNDDQKAIRELARKMLEEMATHERLKEVKATPERVDRTLWRELAKANLLGVAIAEQHGGNGGWLTELALLMEEVGRAVAPVPVYPTLVLGALPLAEFGSDALKAKWLPRIASGDAILAHAIVDDRPIDVVTARRDGDAYVLNGTRSLVQAAHVADAIFVPARTDAGPALFVVDAKVKGVHLERVETTDEHLRPHFHANDVRVSAADVVGAIGHGDAIAAWTQQRATLALCAMQVGVAERALQITARYATERQQFDRPIGSFQAVHTRAGDAFVDVQAMKLTMLRALHLLEQREDATENLIIAKYWAADGGGRVAYAAQHLHGGIGVDVDYPIHRYYLWARQIGLHLGSGAEQVELLGERFARAR encoded by the coding sequence ATGGACTTCTCGTACAACGACGACCAGAAGGCGATCCGCGAGCTCGCTCGCAAGATGCTCGAGGAGATGGCGACCCACGAGCGCCTCAAGGAAGTGAAGGCGACGCCGGAGCGCGTCGACCGCACGCTTTGGCGCGAGCTCGCCAAGGCGAACTTGCTGGGCGTCGCGATCGCAGAGCAGCACGGCGGCAATGGCGGTTGGCTCACAGAGCTCGCGCTGCTGATGGAGGAGGTCGGCCGCGCGGTGGCGCCGGTGCCCGTGTACCCGACGCTCGTGCTCGGCGCTCTGCCGCTCGCCGAGTTCGGCAGCGACGCGTTGAAGGCGAAATGGCTGCCGCGCATCGCCTCAGGCGACGCGATCCTCGCGCACGCGATCGTCGACGATCGCCCGATCGACGTCGTCACCGCGCGCCGCGACGGCGATGCCTACGTGCTGAACGGCACGCGCTCTCTCGTGCAGGCCGCGCACGTGGCCGACGCGATCTTCGTGCCCGCCCGCACCGACGCGGGCCCCGCACTGTTCGTGGTCGACGCGAAGGTGAAAGGCGTGCACCTCGAGCGCGTCGAGACCACCGACGAGCACCTGCGCCCGCACTTTCACGCCAACGACGTGCGCGTCAGCGCCGCGGACGTGGTGGGCGCGATCGGACACGGGGATGCGATCGCGGCGTGGACGCAGCAGCGCGCGACGCTCGCGCTGTGCGCGATGCAGGTCGGCGTCGCCGAGCGCGCGCTGCAGATCACCGCTCGCTATGCGACCGAGCGCCAGCAGTTCGATCGCCCGATCGGCAGCTTCCAGGCCGTACACACGCGCGCCGGCGACGCCTTCGTCGACGTGCAGGCGATGAAGCTCACGATGCTGCGCGCGCTTCACCTGCTCGAGCAGCGTGAGGACGCGACCGAGAACCTCATCATCGCGAAGTACTGGGCCGCCGACGGCGGGGGCCGCGTCGCCTACGCCGCGCAGCACCTCCACGGCGGCATCGGCGTCGACGTCGACTACCCCATCCATCGCTACTACCTGTGGGCGCGGCAGATTGGGCTTCATCTTGGGAGTGGCGCGGAGCAGGTGGAGTTATTGGGGGAGCGGTTCGCCCGCGCTCGCTGA
- a CDS encoding CehA/McbA family metallohydrolase, with protein MLRTSLLLLVAALSAFPSHSFADAGALVAERITAPRFDALAVGGPDADAGVGDYALSNGTLCAAIAAPEHETFLSPRGGTLIDLGHCGRANDQWSSLHALPNFDRALALPIERVRVELANWEARAISEGEGRGLRVRIIHALSRARPHELRVTTELTRLTNGDRVLGFAELAMHASAQMRSFHLVRSDLAQSHGFAHPGGEDLLDALDMISPSDVHVLVGGAGLPEVAYGLELRSARARDAAGNERALPAFSVTAEDFTLTAVAPRPFWFGEGTPGVGQLLQVPFMSLDEGETLILERAIHVGARSDVASVTDRLLPNAVLVAGRVDDPRARIHLATAAGAPVSQVRPDADGRFALRLPPGTYQARAVAPGAREVVREFSVGAEGAKLEPIAVGAVGAPAALALPRGQTMRLVFVGVDGTPTPHFEDDLLGFGVGYGKLRKGDADNVISLASAATDPAEVALAPGRYRVIATRGLEYDVRSATVTLSAGQKRALEIEAPPRALESASWIGADLHVHSAESMDAALPLPEQLASFAAHGGEIVVMSEHDRVIDARPVIARLGLADRIASVVGAEVTSTFHGGEAPFTIGHLNAFPLRYERTAYRGGAPRGEGVRVRSVIREVRASSGEGVFVQINHPRESGPDEVGDGSFFSHLGVKGKPLRPNKPLAAKRNFSLVEPGPGGVRDVDFAGIEIFNGKRLDRYRLARADWMSLLLQGERRTATANSDSHSRGEIVGVPRNYVAIADDTIAGCDEAALMASLRAGKSFGTSGPLVFARIGNAGPGERFAGDSGELEVEVRAAPWVALAEVRVFVNAELVATKPLAKPGSVRVPLRFARDSAVFVEVEGPASELYAQVLPGHRPFAFTNAILVDADRSGSWSAPGLPKTIPPLIADPLAN; from the coding sequence GTGTTGCGCACAAGCTTGCTGCTCTTGGTTGCCGCGCTCTCGGCGTTTCCCTCGCACTCGTTCGCCGATGCCGGCGCGCTCGTCGCGGAGCGCATCACCGCGCCCCGCTTCGACGCGCTCGCGGTCGGCGGCCCCGACGCCGACGCCGGTGTGGGCGACTACGCGCTCTCGAACGGCACGCTTTGCGCGGCGATCGCAGCGCCCGAGCACGAGACGTTCCTCTCGCCGCGCGGCGGCACGCTGATCGACCTCGGGCACTGCGGGCGCGCGAACGACCAGTGGTCGAGCCTGCATGCGCTGCCGAACTTCGATCGCGCGCTCGCGCTGCCGATCGAGCGCGTGCGCGTGGAACTCGCGAACTGGGAGGCGCGCGCGATCTCAGAGGGCGAAGGCCGCGGCCTGCGGGTGCGCATCATTCACGCGCTCTCGAGGGCGCGCCCACACGAGCTGCGCGTGACGACGGAGCTGACGCGCCTCACGAATGGCGACCGCGTGCTCGGCTTCGCGGAGCTCGCAATGCACGCGAGCGCGCAGATGCGCTCGTTCCATCTCGTGCGCAGCGACCTCGCGCAGTCGCACGGCTTCGCGCACCCGGGCGGGGAGGATCTGCTCGACGCGCTCGACATGATCTCGCCGAGCGATGTGCACGTGCTGGTCGGCGGCGCGGGCCTGCCGGAGGTCGCGTACGGGCTCGAGCTGCGTTCGGCGCGCGCGCGCGACGCCGCAGGCAACGAGCGCGCGCTGCCCGCGTTCTCGGTGACGGCCGAGGACTTCACGCTGACCGCGGTTGCGCCGCGGCCGTTCTGGTTCGGCGAAGGCACGCCCGGCGTCGGCCAGCTCTTGCAGGTGCCGTTCATGTCGCTCGACGAAGGCGAGACGCTGATCCTCGAGCGCGCGATTCACGTCGGTGCGCGCTCCGACGTCGCGTCCGTGACGGATCGCCTGCTGCCGAACGCCGTACTTGTTGCGGGTCGCGTCGACGATCCGCGCGCGCGCATCCACCTTGCGACCGCGGCCGGCGCGCCCGTGAGCCAGGTGCGCCCGGACGCGGACGGCCGCTTCGCCCTGCGCCTTCCGCCCGGGACCTATCAGGCGCGCGCCGTCGCACCGGGCGCCCGCGAGGTCGTCCGTGAATTCAGCGTCGGTGCGGAGGGCGCGAAGCTCGAGCCCATCGCGGTCGGCGCGGTCGGCGCGCCCGCCGCGCTCGCGCTGCCACGCGGGCAGACGATGCGGCTCGTGTTCGTGGGCGTCGACGGCACGCCCACGCCGCACTTCGAGGACGATCTCCTCGGCTTCGGCGTGGGCTACGGAAAGCTGCGCAAGGGCGACGCGGACAACGTGATCTCGCTCGCGTCCGCAGCCACCGACCCGGCGGAAGTCGCGCTCGCGCCCGGCCGCTACCGCGTGATCGCCACGCGCGGCCTCGAGTACGACGTGCGCAGCGCGACCGTGACGCTGAGCGCCGGCCAGAAGCGCGCGCTCGAGATCGAAGCGCCGCCGCGCGCGCTCGAAAGCGCGAGCTGGATCGGCGCGGACCTGCACGTGCACAGCGCCGAGAGCATGGACGCGGCGCTGCCGCTGCCCGAGCAGCTCGCGAGCTTCGCGGCGCACGGCGGCGAGATCGTGGTGATGAGCGAGCACGACCGCGTGATCGACGCGCGCCCCGTGATCGCGCGCCTCGGGCTCGCGGACCGCATCGCGAGCGTGGTGGGCGCGGAAGTCACGAGCACTTTCCACGGCGGCGAGGCGCCGTTCACGATCGGGCACCTGAACGCGTTCCCACTGCGCTACGAGCGCACGGCCTACCGCGGCGGAGCGCCGCGCGGCGAAGGCGTGCGCGTGCGCAGCGTCATCCGCGAAGTGCGCGCGAGCAGCGGCGAAGGCGTGTTCGTGCAGATCAATCACCCGCGCGAGAGCGGGCCCGACGAGGTCGGCGACGGCTCCTTCTTCTCGCACCTCGGCGTGAAGGGAAAGCCGCTCCGCCCTAACAAGCCGCTGGCGGCGAAGCGCAACTTCTCGCTCGTCGAGCCGGGGCCGGGTGGCGTTCGCGACGTGGACTTTGCCGGCATCGAGATCTTCAACGGCAAACGCCTCGACCGGTACCGCCTCGCTCGCGCAGACTGGATGTCGCTGCTGCTCCAGGGGGAGCGCCGCACCGCGACGGCGAACAGCGACTCGCACAGCCGAGGCGAGATCGTCGGGGTGCCGCGCAACTACGTCGCGATCGCGGACGACACGATCGCTGGCTGCGACGAGGCCGCGCTGATGGCGTCGCTGCGCGCGGGCAAGAGCTTCGGCACGAGCGGACCGCTGGTGTTCGCGCGCATCGGGAACGCGGGGCCGGGCGAACGCTTCGCAGGCGACTCGGGAGAGCTCGAGGTCGAGGTGCGCGCGGCGCCGTGGGTCGCGCTCGCGGAAGTGCGCGTGTTCGTCAACGCCGAGCTCGTCGCGACGAAGCCTCTCGCGAAGCCCGGCAGCGTGCGCGTGCCTCTGCGTTTTGCGCGGGACTCGGCGGTGTTCGTGGAAGTGGAGGGCCCCGCGAGCGAGCTCTACGCGCAGGTGTTGCCGGGCCATCGGCCGTTCGCGTTCACCAACGCGATTCTCGTCGACGCCGATCGCAGCGGGAGCTGGAGCGCGCCAGGGCTCCCGAAGACGATCCCGCCCCTGATCGCAGATCCACTCGCGAATTGA
- a CDS encoding cysteine hydrolase, with product MPLDLAALVTPARTALVTSEIQRGVLGDLSALPELAKEGQRIVPNIARLVTAARAAGVRVIHCTAFHRADGLGGNKNARLFSYMAKSANKMTPGSPQQEIVREVAVAESDLVLPRIHGLSPFQGTELDSVLRNEGVATIVGVGVSVNIAIQNLTFDAVNAGYQVVLPVDAVAGTPRAYAEQVFEHTLRNVATLVSTHDVLKAWA from the coding sequence ATGCCCCTCGACCTTGCTGCGCTCGTGACGCCCGCGCGCACCGCGCTCGTCACGTCCGAGATTCAGCGCGGCGTGCTCGGCGATCTCTCGGCGTTGCCCGAGCTCGCGAAGGAGGGGCAGCGCATCGTGCCGAACATCGCGCGACTTGTTACGGCCGCGCGCGCGGCGGGCGTGCGCGTGATCCACTGCACCGCGTTTCACCGCGCGGACGGCCTCGGCGGCAACAAGAACGCGCGCCTCTTCTCGTACATGGCGAAGAGCGCGAACAAGATGACCCCGGGCTCGCCGCAGCAAGAGATCGTGCGCGAGGTCGCCGTCGCCGAGAGCGATCTCGTGCTGCCGCGCATCCACGGCCTCTCGCCGTTTCAGGGCACCGAGCTCGACTCGGTGCTGCGCAACGAGGGCGTCGCCACGATCGTCGGCGTGGGCGTGTCGGTGAACATCGCGATCCAAAATCTCACGTTCGACGCGGTGAACGCGGGCTATCAGGTCGTACTCCCGGTCGACGCGGTTGCCGGCACGCCGCGCGCGTACGCCGAGCAGGTGTTCGAGCACACGCTGCGCAACGTGGCGACGCTCGTGAGCACGCACGACGTGCTGAAGGCGTGGGCGTGA
- a CDS encoding CoA transferase, with amino-acid sequence MRVGEVRHPERGAQGKPLAGISVLAAEQMQALPYATQLLAHLGADVVKVEPPGRGETGRASNPFLVDEDGRKVGATYLRNNLAKRSIALDLKTDAGRALFRRLVPHFDIVAENFRAGSMERMGLGYTALAAENPRLIYLSLSGFGNLERSPYRDWPAYAPIGEAMGGIYEPTRKAGEPPRVVVAGALGDNATALYAVIGALAALQHRERTGLGQHVDIAMYDSMIAMADMVPQLWSMDAPASMAGPGSTALVAAFKASDGYFVIAVLREHMFEKLCRLLGREEWLSDPRFATRVGWAKHTETVIRPVLEAWAATKTKLEAARALAELGITAGPSNVAADIAADPHVELRGMLIEVPRPDSPKPYLVSGNPVKMSRLAEGPLGPAPRLGAHTEDVLRSLLGMDDAEIARLRGEGAIP; translated from the coding sequence ATGCGCGTCGGAGAAGTGCGGCACCCCGAACGCGGCGCACAGGGGAAACCGCTCGCGGGCATCTCGGTGCTCGCCGCGGAGCAGATGCAGGCGCTGCCCTATGCGACCCAGCTGCTTGCGCACCTCGGCGCGGACGTGGTGAAGGTCGAGCCGCCGGGCCGCGGCGAGACGGGCCGTGCGTCGAACCCGTTCCTCGTCGACGAGGACGGCCGCAAAGTCGGCGCCACGTACCTCCGTAACAACCTCGCGAAGCGCAGCATCGCGCTGGACCTGAAGACCGACGCCGGCCGCGCGCTCTTCCGCCGGCTCGTGCCGCACTTCGACATCGTCGCCGAGAACTTCCGCGCGGGCTCGATGGAGCGCATGGGCCTCGGCTACACGGCGCTCGCCGCGGAGAACCCGCGCCTCATCTACTTGTCGCTCTCGGGCTTCGGCAATCTCGAGCGCTCGCCCTATCGCGATTGGCCCGCCTACGCGCCGATCGGCGAGGCGATGGGCGGCATCTACGAGCCCACGCGGAAGGCGGGCGAGCCGCCGCGCGTCGTCGTCGCGGGTGCGCTCGGCGACAACGCGACCGCGCTCTACGCCGTGATCGGCGCGCTCGCGGCGCTCCAACACCGCGAGCGCACGGGCCTCGGCCAGCACGTCGACATCGCGATGTACGACTCGATGATCGCGATGGCCGACATGGTCCCGCAGCTCTGGTCGATGGACGCGCCCGCATCGATGGCGGGCCCCGGCTCGACCGCGCTCGTCGCCGCGTTCAAGGCGAGCGACGGCTACTTCGTGATCGCCGTGCTGCGCGAGCACATGTTCGAGAAGCTGTGCCGCTTGTTAGGGCGCGAGGAGTGGCTCAGCGATCCGCGCTTCGCGACGCGCGTGGGCTGGGCGAAGCACACCGAGACGGTGATTCGCCCCGTGCTCGAGGCGTGGGCGGCGACGAAGACCAAGCTCGAGGCCGCGCGTGCACTCGCGGAGCTCGGCATCACCGCGGGGCCGAGCAACGTCGCCGCCGACATCGCGGCCGATCCGCACGTCGAGCTGCGCGGCATGCTGATCGAGGTGCCGCGGCCGGATTCGCCGAAGCCGTATCTCGTGAGCGGCAACCCCGTGAAGATGTCGCGCCTCGCAGAAGGTCCGCTCGGCCCCGCGCCGCGCCTCGGCGCGCACACCGAGGACGTGCTGCGCAGCCTGCTGGGCATGGACGACGCCGAGATCGCGCGCCTGCGCGGCGAAGGAGCGATTCCGTGA
- a CDS encoding ATP-dependent Clp protease proteolytic subunit, with amino-acid sequence MIPSKITERLFESRTILLHGEITSKLAQEITAQLLALSATSDEPITIFLHSEGGHVEAGDSIHDMIKFVKPRVRIVGTGWVASAGTHIYLAVPKTDRFCLPNTRFMIHQPLGGVGGRASDIRIEAEEIMKARGRLNQTIADATGQPLAKVEQDTERNYWMSPEEAVAYGIVGRVVRSAGDLS; translated from the coding sequence ATGATTCCGTCGAAGATCACCGAGCGGCTGTTCGAGTCGCGCACGATCCTGCTGCACGGCGAGATCACCTCGAAGCTCGCGCAGGAGATCACCGCGCAACTGCTCGCGCTCTCGGCTACGAGCGACGAGCCGATCACGATCTTCCTGCACTCCGAAGGCGGCCACGTCGAGGCCGGCGACTCGATCCACGACATGATCAAGTTCGTGAAGCCGCGCGTACGCATCGTCGGCACCGGCTGGGTCGCGAGCGCCGGCACGCACATCTACCTCGCCGTGCCGAAGACCGACCGCTTCTGCCTCCCCAACACGCGCTTCATGATCCACCAGCCACTCGGTGGCGTGGGCGGCCGCGCGAGTGACATCCGCATCGAGGCCGAAGAAATCATGAAGGCGCGCGGGCGCCTCAACCAAACGATCGCCGACGCTACCGGCCAGCCGCTCGCCAAGGTCGAGCAAGACACCGAGCGCAACTACTGGATGTCGCCCGAGGAAGCGGTGGCGTATGGGATCGTCGGTCGCGTGGTGAGGAGTGCGGGGGACTTGAGCTGA
- a CDS encoding SDR family oxidoreductase, which yields MSEALRGFGVAGKVAVVTGAARGIGLGVAELLAQAGARVVAARVDVSRRADFDALVDSAVARFGRLDVLANVAGVLRVAPTLEMSEDDIDLLLGVNLKGVLNGCRSAARAMSKSGGGAIVNIASSAAYHAYPHYGIYGATKAGVVALTRVLAKELAPSIRVNAIAPGMVDTQMAGRRYRNADGTQSEAQRAAMLAEMKERSPLGIPGEPRDIAEAVLYLASDASRYTTGQVLHPNGGALMVS from the coding sequence GTGAGCGAGGCGCTCCGCGGTTTCGGCGTCGCAGGCAAAGTCGCTGTCGTCACGGGCGCCGCGCGCGGCATCGGCCTCGGCGTCGCCGAGCTGCTCGCGCAGGCCGGCGCACGCGTCGTCGCCGCGCGGGTCGACGTCTCGAGGCGCGCGGACTTCGACGCGCTCGTGGACTCGGCCGTCGCGCGCTTCGGCCGCCTCGACGTGCTCGCCAACGTCGCAGGCGTGCTGCGCGTCGCGCCGACGCTCGAGATGTCCGAGGACGACATCGACTTGTTGTTAGGCGTGAACCTGAAGGGCGTGCTCAACGGCTGCCGCTCCGCCGCGCGCGCGATGTCGAAGTCGGGCGGCGGCGCGATCGTGAACATCGCCTCGAGCGCCGCCTATCACGCCTACCCGCACTACGGCATCTACGGCGCGACCAAGGCCGGCGTCGTCGCGCTCACGCGCGTGCTCGCGAAGGAGCTCGCGCCGAGCATTCGCGTGAACGCGATCGCGCCCGGCATGGTCGACACGCAGATGGCGGGCCGCCGCTACCGCAACGCCGACGGCACGCAGAGCGAGGCACAACGTGCCGCGATGCTCGCCGAGATGAAGGAGCGCAGTCCCCTCGGCATCCCCGGCGAGCCGCGCGACATCGCCGAAGCCGTGCTCTATCTCGCGAGCGACGCCAGCCGCTACACGACGGGGCAAGTGCTGCACCCGAACGGCGGCGCGCTGATGGTGAGCTGA
- a CDS encoding acyl-CoA dehydrogenase family protein, whose protein sequence is MYVDFTPEQKKLAADLRAYFEKLITPAVLDEIRGGEGGGPQFRRVLRELGRDGWLGIGWPKEYGGRAMSALEQYIFAEEIQRTGYPLPFLTIGTVGPTIMKFGTDEQKKLFLPKILAGELLIAVGYSEPGAGTDLASLKTTAVRDGDEYVINGQKVFTSLADHSDYVWLAVRTSPTAAKHRGISMILVPLNSPGIKITPIWTVGGVRTNATYYDDVRVPANHLIGGENNGWTLITNQLNHERVSLFNYGPMSQNFDEVVRWARETDHPKGGKVIDRSWVRGNLAKFKAKLEVLKVLNWKQAWDITQGGLHPAQASTVKVFASEFNVEGYHLLGEVLGEAGAIRDGSPGAILRGKIERTYRSVLILTFGGGTNEVQRDIIAMAGLGMPHYKA, encoded by the coding sequence ATGTACGTCGACTTCACGCCCGAACAGAAGAAGCTCGCCGCGGATCTGCGCGCGTACTTCGAGAAGCTGATCACCCCCGCGGTGCTCGACGAGATTCGCGGCGGTGAAGGCGGTGGGCCGCAGTTCCGCCGCGTGTTGCGCGAGCTCGGCAGGGACGGCTGGCTCGGCATCGGCTGGCCCAAGGAGTACGGCGGCCGCGCGATGAGCGCGCTCGAGCAGTACATCTTTGCCGAGGAGATTCAGCGCACGGGCTACCCGCTGCCGTTCCTAACGATCGGCACCGTCGGCCCCACGATCATGAAGTTCGGCACCGACGAGCAGAAGAAGCTCTTCCTGCCGAAGATCCTCGCGGGAGAGCTGCTGATCGCGGTCGGCTACTCCGAGCCCGGAGCCGGCACGGACCTCGCCTCACTCAAGACGACCGCGGTGCGCGACGGCGACGAGTACGTGATCAACGGGCAGAAGGTCTTCACGAGCCTCGCGGACCACTCGGACTATGTGTGGCTCGCCGTGCGCACGAGTCCGACGGCGGCGAAGCACCGCGGCATCTCGATGATCCTCGTTCCGCTGAATTCGCCCGGCATCAAGATCACGCCGATCTGGACCGTGGGCGGCGTGCGCACCAACGCCACTTATTACGACGATGTGCGCGTGCCGGCGAACCACCTGATCGGCGGCGAGAACAACGGCTGGACGCTGATCACCAACCAGTTGAACCACGAGCGCGTCTCGCTCTTCAACTACGGCCCCATGTCGCAGAACTTCGACGAGGTCGTGCGCTGGGCGCGCGAGACGGACCACCCCAAGGGCGGAAAGGTAATCGACCGCTCCTGGGTGCGCGGCAACCTCGCGAAGTTCAAGGCCAAGCTCGAAGTGCTGAAGGTGCTCAACTGGAAGCAGGCCTGGGACATCACGCAGGGCGGGCTCCATCCCGCGCAGGCTTCGACGGTGAAGGTGTTCGCCAGCGAGTTCAACGTCGAGGGCTACCACCTGCTCGGCGAGGTGTTAGGGGAAGCCGGCGCGATTCGAGACGGCTCGCCCGGCGCGATCCTGCGCGGGAAGATCGAGCGCACGTACCGCTCGGTCCTGATCCTCACCTTCGGCGGCGGAACGAACGAGGTGCAGCGCGACATCATCGCGATGGCTGGCCTCGGCATGCCGCATTACAAGGCCTAG